One region of Cyanobium sp. M30B3 genomic DNA includes:
- a CDS encoding ABC transporter ATP-binding protein gives MHLQIANVGKSFGYGSSSKEVLRNVSFDVHSGEFVALVGSSGSGKSTVMRLIAGLDRPSSGTISIDGRTISAPGSDRGMVFQKYSLYPWLSAAQNVAFGMELQGRDRREIRERSSYFLEVVGLADAARRLPRELSGGMQQRVAIARALAAEPKVLLLDEPFGALDIQIRESMQEFLHDLWKRTGLTALLITHDLEEALLLAGQVHIMAPSPGRIVRSVAVELDRSSLAHLRVSRPFLEMREELAQCLRGLDPALTA, from the coding sequence ATGCATCTCCAGATCGCCAACGTCGGCAAGAGCTTCGGCTACGGCAGCAGCAGCAAGGAAGTGCTCCGCAACGTGAGTTTCGATGTGCACTCCGGTGAATTCGTGGCGCTGGTGGGCAGCTCCGGTTCGGGCAAGTCCACCGTGATGCGGCTGATCGCCGGGCTGGATCGCCCCAGCTCCGGCACGATCAGCATCGATGGCCGCACGATCAGCGCCCCCGGCTCCGACCGGGGCATGGTGTTCCAGAAGTACAGCCTCTATCCCTGGCTCAGCGCGGCCCAGAACGTGGCCTTCGGCATGGAGCTGCAGGGGCGCGACCGGCGCGAGATCCGGGAGCGCAGCAGCTATTTCCTGGAGGTGGTGGGCCTGGCCGACGCGGCCCGCCGCCTGCCGCGGGAACTCTCCGGGGGCATGCAGCAGCGGGTGGCGATCGCCCGGGCCCTGGCGGCCGAGCCGAAGGTGCTGCTGCTGGATGAACCCTTCGGCGCCCTCGACATCCAGATCCGCGAATCGATGCAGGAGTTCCTGCACGACCTGTGGAAGCGAACCGGACTCACGGCCCTGCTGATCACCCACGACCTGGAGGAGGCGCTGCTGCTGGCCGGCCAGGTGCACATCATGGCCCCCTCGCCCGGCCGGATCGTGCGCAGCGTGGCGGTGGAGCTGGACCGCTCGTCCCTGGCCCACCTGCGCGTGTCGCGCCCCTTCCTGGAGATGCGGGAGGAGCTGGCCCAGTGCCTGCGCGGCCTGGATCCGGCCCTCACCGCCTGA
- a CDS encoding ABC transporter permease → MPEFQRLIRQPWTLGVLGILTVLVLWWTITAIGSVNKLFLPSPEAVWQAGQQQWTSGLLLKDAIASIQRVFIGFAISAGLALPIGIVMGSNQVICRLLEPLMALIRYMPAPAFIPLLIIYFGLDELPKVMLIFIGTFFFNTLMIMDAVKFVPRELVETALTLGGRTLPILTRVVAPFIAPQVLDTYRINMASAWNLVIVAELVAANEGLGKRISLAQRFLRTDEIFMGLIVIGLIGLAIDLGFRALMRRACAWAN, encoded by the coding sequence ATGCCTGAGTTCCAACGCCTGATCCGGCAGCCCTGGACCCTGGGCGTCCTGGGCATCCTCACCGTGCTGGTGCTGTGGTGGACCATCACCGCCATCGGCAGCGTGAACAAGCTCTTCCTGCCCTCGCCCGAGGCGGTGTGGCAGGCGGGGCAGCAGCAGTGGACCAGCGGTCTGCTGCTGAAGGATGCCATTGCCAGCATCCAGCGGGTGTTCATCGGCTTTGCCATTTCGGCGGGGCTTGCCCTGCCGATCGGCATCGTGATGGGCAGCAACCAGGTGATCTGCCGCCTGCTGGAGCCGCTGATGGCCCTGATCCGCTACATGCCGGCTCCCGCATTCATTCCCTTGCTGATCATCTATTTCGGCCTGGATGAGTTGCCGAAGGTGATGCTGATCTTCATCGGCACCTTCTTCTTCAACACCTTGATGATCATGGATGCGGTGAAGTTCGTTCCGCGCGAGCTGGTGGAAACCGCCCTCACCCTGGGTGGTCGCACCCTGCCGATCCTCACCCGGGTGGTGGCACCGTTCATTGCCCCCCAGGTGCTCGATACCTACCGGATCAACATGGCGTCAGCCTGGAATCTGGTAATCGTGGCTGAGCTGGTGGCCGCCAATGAAGGCCTGGGCAAACGCATCAGCCTGGCCCAGCGTTTTCTGCGCACCGATGAGATCTTCATGGGCCTGATTGTGATCGGTCTGATCGGGCTTGCGATCGATCTGGGCTTCCGGGCCCTGATGCGCCGGGCCTGCGCCTGGGCCAACTGA
- a CDS encoding ABC transporter substrate-binding protein yields the protein MTKSPRSGSSRRAKRRLVVLSLITSLGAGLLAACQTPTSEGTVVRIGYSAWPGWFPWAVTEAKGLFGTAGVDAKMQWFDGYLDSINALNAGQLDCNSQTLNDTISSVAGGADLQVVLQNDYSTGNDQIIVAEGIATVADLKGKKVAAEEGTVDHYLLLKVLKDNGMSAADIEFVPLETGAAAAAFAAGQVDAAGVYAPFTTQALKRPGSRALTTSADHPGAISDLLVCRREFVEQNPEAIQKVVNAWFATLQLMEDDPAATLPILVERSGVSEAEFKEYAAGTTIQTLAENRANFQPGTTMTSLPFAAEEISAFLVEVGLAKSTPDLSTLLNSTFVDNAN from the coding sequence ATGACCAAGTCTCCCCGTTCTGGCTCCTCCCGCCGCGCCAAGCGCCGGCTGGTGGTGCTCTCCCTGATCACCTCCCTGGGCGCCGGCCTGCTGGCCGCCTGCCAGACCCCCACCAGCGAAGGAACGGTGGTGCGGATCGGCTACAGCGCCTGGCCGGGCTGGTTTCCCTGGGCCGTCACCGAGGCCAAGGGGCTGTTCGGAACGGCGGGTGTGGACGCCAAGATGCAGTGGTTTGACGGCTATCTCGACAGCATCAACGCCCTCAACGCCGGCCAGCTCGACTGCAACAGCCAGACCCTGAACGACACGATCAGTTCGGTGGCGGGTGGGGCGGATCTGCAGGTGGTGCTGCAGAACGATTACTCCACCGGCAACGACCAGATCATCGTGGCCGAAGGCATCGCAACGGTGGCCGATCTCAAGGGCAAGAAGGTGGCCGCCGAGGAGGGCACGGTGGATCACTACCTGCTGCTGAAGGTGCTCAAGGACAACGGCATGTCGGCAGCGGACATCGAGTTTGTGCCCCTGGAGACCGGTGCCGCCGCCGCCGCCTTCGCCGCCGGCCAGGTGGATGCGGCCGGGGTCTACGCCCCCTTCACCACCCAGGCGCTGAAGCGGCCGGGTAGCCGGGCCCTCACCACCTCGGCGGACCACCCCGGCGCGATCAGCGACCTGCTGGTGTGCCGGCGTGAGTTCGTGGAACAGAACCCCGAGGCCATCCAGAAGGTGGTGAATGCCTGGTTCGCCACGCTGCAGCTGATGGAGGACGATCCGGCCGCCACCCTGCCGATCCTGGTGGAGCGCTCCGGTGTGTCGGAGGCGGAGTTCAAGGAGTACGCGGCCGGCACCACGATCCAGACCCTGGCCGAGAACCGGGCCAACTTCCAGCCCGGCACCACGATGACCTCGCTTCCGTTTGCGGCCGAGGAGATCAGCGCCTTCCTGGTGGAGGTGGGCCTGGCCAAGAGCACGCCGGATCTCTCCACCCTGCTCAATTCCACCTTCGTGGACAACGCCAACTAA
- the glnT gene encoding type III glutamate--ammonia ligase yields the protein MSGPSSEAAASLRSELESQGVRYALASYVDLHGVCKAKAVPLSHLGQMLGGSELFTGAALDGVPQDMSDDEVAAVPDPATATVLPWRRDLVWMASTLHLHGQPFEACSRHILERVRAQATAMGYRFNLGIETEFFVLRRDEQGRAVPLSPRDCLDKPAYDVRTLLDNLPWLDELVSAMNQLGWGVYSFDHEDGPGQFEIDFDYADGLTMADRLTFFKLMAKEIAHSHGLIATFMPKPYADRTGSGAHFNMSLADLESGANLFETAEKTPGQVSELAHHFIAGVLRHAPAICAVIAPTVNSYKRLVAQGSMSGFTWAPVFICYGNNNRTNMLRIPSPGGRVECRAADISCNPYLGAAMILAAGLEGVRERLDPGPPNLVNAYTLKPEQRAERGLSMLPRNLEEAIDAFVADPLSRTVFGDAMFDAYVTYKREEWESYHSAVSDWEQRRYLEFF from the coding sequence ATGAGCGGGCCCAGCTCCGAAGCTGCCGCAAGCCTGCGCAGCGAACTCGAGAGCCAGGGGGTGCGCTACGCCCTGGCCAGCTATGTGGACCTGCACGGGGTGTGCAAGGCCAAGGCCGTACCCCTCAGCCACCTGGGCCAGATGCTGGGCGGCTCGGAGCTGTTCACCGGGGCCGCCCTTGACGGCGTGCCCCAGGACATGAGCGACGACGAGGTGGCGGCGGTGCCCGACCCGGCCACCGCCACCGTGCTGCCCTGGCGGCGCGACCTGGTGTGGATGGCCAGCACCCTGCACCTGCACGGCCAGCCGTTCGAGGCCTGCAGCCGCCACATCCTGGAGCGGGTCCGCGCCCAGGCAACGGCCATGGGCTACCGCTTCAACCTCGGCATCGAAACCGAGTTCTTCGTGCTGCGCCGCGATGAGCAGGGCCGGGCGGTGCCCCTGAGCCCCCGCGACTGCCTCGACAAGCCGGCCTATGACGTGCGCACCCTGCTCGACAACCTGCCTTGGCTGGATGAACTGGTGAGCGCCATGAACCAGCTGGGCTGGGGGGTGTATTCCTTCGATCACGAGGACGGCCCGGGCCAGTTCGAGATCGATTTCGACTATGCCGATGGGCTCACCATGGCCGATCGGCTCACCTTCTTCAAGCTGATGGCCAAGGAGATCGCCCACAGCCATGGGCTGATCGCCACCTTCATGCCCAAGCCCTATGCCGACCGCACCGGCAGTGGCGCCCACTTCAACATGTCGCTCGCGGATCTGGAGAGCGGCGCCAATTTATTCGAAACGGCCGAAAAAACGCCTGGCCAGGTGAGCGAGCTGGCCCACCACTTCATCGCCGGGGTGCTCCGCCATGCGCCGGCCATCTGTGCCGTGATCGCCCCCACGGTGAACAGCTACAAGCGGTTGGTGGCCCAGGGGAGCATGTCCGGCTTCACCTGGGCGCCGGTGTTCATCTGCTACGGCAACAACAATCGCACCAACATGCTGCGCATCCCCTCACCGGGGGGCAGGGTGGAATGCCGGGCCGCCGATATCTCCTGCAACCCCTATCTGGGGGCGGCGATGATTCTGGCAGCGGGCCTGGAAGGCGTGCGCGAACGGCTGGATCCCGGTCCCCCCAATCTGGTGAATGCCTACACCCTCAAACCGGAACAACGGGCGGAGCGGGGTCTGTCGATGTTGCCGCGCAACCTCGAGGAGGCGATCGATGCCTTCGTGGCGGATCCACTCTCGAGAACCGTATTTGGTGATGCCATGTTTGATGCCTATGTGACCTACAAAAGAGAGGAGTGGGAGTCGTATCACTCCGCTGTTTCCGACTGGGAACAGCGGCGCTACCTGGAGTTCTTCTGA